A genomic stretch from candidate division KSB1 bacterium includes:
- a CDS encoding NAD-binding protein — protein sequence MSVGFLGLGVMGKPMALNILKHNFPLSVYNRTAAKMQPLSEAGAFACNTITELAERSDVIITMLPDSPESEEVIICESGLINFLRPGMTIIDMSSIAPMVSKKLASELKLKEVEFLDAPVSGGEVGAIEGSLAIMVGGDEFVFKKQLLLLKTMGKSVVYVGPVGSGGFTKLVNQMIVAINIAAMGEAFAFAEKAGLNIQTVFEAIKGGLAGSAVLDSKFPKIANQDFRPGFRLSLHRKDLKNVLATARQIGYDPKLTQKVQEAIVQLCETGKEDLDHSAMVQYFKEDA from the coding sequence ATGTCGGTCGGGTTTTTGGGATTAGGCGTCATGGGTAAACCAATGGCCCTAAATATTTTGAAGCACAACTTCCCATTATCGGTTTATAACCGGACAGCTGCTAAAATGCAACCACTTTCCGAAGCTGGCGCTTTTGCATGCAATACAATTACGGAATTGGCCGAGCGATCAGATGTGATAATTACGATGTTGCCGGATTCACCGGAATCTGAAGAAGTGATAATCTGCGAATCGGGATTAATCAACTTTCTCAGGCCCGGAATGACCATCATTGATATGAGTTCCATTGCTCCTATGGTTTCGAAAAAGTTAGCAAGCGAATTGAAGTTAAAAGAGGTTGAATTCCTCGATGCACCAGTGAGTGGGGGAGAAGTTGGCGCGATCGAAGGGTCCCTGGCCATCATGGTTGGTGGTGATGAGTTTGTATTCAAAAAGCAATTATTGCTTTTGAAAACTATGGGAAAGTCTGTTGTTTATGTGGGACCAGTTGGTTCGGGTGGCTTTACAAAGCTAGTCAATCAAATGATCGTGGCGATCAATATTGCAGCAATGGGAGAAGCGTTTGCTTTCGCTGAAAAAGCAGGATTGAATATACAGACAGTATTCGAAGCAATCAAAGGTGGGCTGGCGGGCAGCGCTGTGCTCGACAGCAAATTTCCGAAAATCGCTAATCAGGATTTCAGGCCTGGGTTTCGATTGAGCCTGCATCGCAAAGATTTAAAAAATGTACTTGCCACAGCCAGGCAAATAGGCTATGATCCAAAGTTAACCCAAAAAGTTCAGGAAGCTATCGTGCAGCTTTGTGAAACCGGAAAGGAAGATTTGGATCATAGTGCTATGGTGCAATATTTTAAAGAAGATGCATAA